A genome region from Setaria italica strain Yugu1 chromosome III, Setaria_italica_v2.0, whole genome shotgun sequence includes the following:
- the LOC101770650 gene encoding uncharacterized protein LOC101770650, whose protein sequence is MEHYMMRLGAGGGQQLSRVEPIPDLRSRFWQMDVQPGARIDLICPQPRRASRPPLLVDSLSRPSPKPNGALPVYRAESTCDILDLILSKNDPDVDTDPSSQAGFFCGSPPVRTNNPVIHDPLFGKKTPSFSPLGSSFGKMGAGRAEVGSPSCGASSPKVRIEGFACGNKEPAHCAVTFA, encoded by the exons ATGGAGCACTACATGATGAGGCTTGGCGCGGGGGGCGGCCAGCAGCTCTCCAGGGTGGAACCAATCCCTGACCTAAGGTCAAGGTTTTGGCAGATGGATGTGCAGCCTGGGGCTCGAATAGACCTCATCTGCCCTCAGCCTCGCCGTGCCTCCCGTCCACCCTTGCTCGTGGACTCCCTCAGTAGACCCAGCCCCAAGCCTAATGG GGCACTCCCAGTGTATAGAGCGGAGTCCACTTGTGATATACTTGATCTCATCCTTAGCAAG AATGACCCTGATGTAGATACTGATCCAAGCAGCCAGGCGGGCTTTTTCTGTGGCTCGCCTCCTGTACGCACTAACAACCCTGTTATCCATGACCCACTGTTTGGTAAGAAAACACCATCCTTTTCTCCTCTAGGGAGCTCTTTCGGCAAAATGGGAGCTGGAAGAGCTGAAGTAGGTTCTCCGTCTTGCGGGGCGAGCAGCCCAAAAGTAAGAATCGAAGGTTTTGCTTGCGGGAACAAAGAGCCCGCGCACTGTGCAGTTACATTTGCCTGA
- the LOC101771051 gene encoding protein NEN4: protein MNNSSSNRMSEIVFFDVETTAPSPAGRWWLLEFGAILVCPRKLVEVGSYDTLIRPGDLSAVSRRFTDVEAIASAPTFRDVADKIFDILDGRVWAGHNIQRFDCPRLREAFAGIGRRAPEPAGVIDSLNVLAAEFGRRAGDLKMATLAAYFGIGKQKHRSLDDARMNLEVLKHCATVLLLESSLPHALQLAAARDGAVTRRSSTASAPEAAPRRRPAMSQTKLPFTPVQAVPPAPAATTTTTNKSGGGGKRDSLGKLVGRANATGGKKPAAEGATAALPKVTRATTATTTTPFHMILRHSRAILR from the exons ATGAACAACAGCAGCAGTAACAGGATGAGCGAGATCGTCTTCTTCGACGTGGAGacgacggcgccgtcgccggcggggcggtggTGGCTGCTCGAGTTCGGCGCCATCCTGGTGTGCCCCAGGAAGCTCGTCGAGGTGGGCAGCTACGACACGCTCATCCGCCCGGGGGACCTCTCCGCCGTCTCCAGGCGCTTCACGGACGTCGAGGCCATCGCCTCCGCGCCCACGTTCCGGGACGTGGCCGACAAGATATTCGACATCCTCGACG GCCGCGTGTGGGCGGGGCACAACATCCAGCGCTTCGACTGCCCGCGCCTCCGGGAGGCGTTCGCCGGCATCGGGCGCCGCGCCCCGGAGCCCGCCGGCGTGATCGACTCGCTCAACGTGCTGGCGGCAGAGttcggccgccgcgccggcgacctcaagatGGCCACCCTGGCGGCCTACTTCGGCATCGGCAAGCAGAAGCACCGGAGCCTGGACGACGCGCGCATGAACCTCGAGGTGCTCAAGCACTGCGCCACTGTCCTGCTGCTCGAGTCCAGCCTGCCCCACGCGCTGcagctggccgccgcccgcgacggCGCCGTCACCAGGAGgagctccaccgcctccgcgccggaggctgctcctcgccggcgccccgCCATGTCGCAGACCAAGCTGCCCTTCACTCCCGTGCAGGccgtgccgccggcgccagcagCTACGACGACCACAACGAAcaaaagcggcggcggcggcaagcgggATAGCCTGGGCAAGCTGGTGGGGAGGGCCAACGCCACCGGCGGCAAGAAGCCGGCGGCGGAAGGTGCTACGGCGGCGTTGCCCAAGGTCACCAGGGCAACAACagccacgacgacgacgccctTCCACATGATCCTCAGGCACTCCAGGGCCATCCTCAGATGA